GCCCACGTGGGCGCCGACTTTGACGCCCTGATGTCATCGACGGCCGGCGTTATCGACGGCAAGCGCAATTGGTACGCGGCAAAACGACGGTCGGAAAACTTTCACGCCGGGTAGATTATTTACGCCGCTAATTTTTCCCCAAGCCTTGCCGCCGGCGCGCGGCCCGCGGCTTTAGGATCAGCACGGGACAGGGAGCGTGGCGGACGACCTTTTCGGCCACGTTTCCGATGATCAGTCTTTTGATGCCGGTCCTGCCATGCGTGGCGAGGACGATAAGGTCGGCTCGCGTCGCTTCCGCGGTGTCGAGGATCGCTTCAAAAGGATCGCCGCTCTCGATCCGGTATCTCACTTTGGGCAGTGAGCTGATCCACGGGTGAGCGAACTGTTTGAGCAGGACCTCCGAATGTCTT
This window of the Candidatus Binatia bacterium genome carries:
- a CDS encoding universal stress protein, producing MPSLDFKRILCPVDLSSFSLEALKLAIKMTEASGAALYLLHVIDNPFDELYMTSLTEAEPALLGLYRSEPLKRAKILRATERHSEVLLKQFAHPWISSLPKVRYRIESGDPFEAILDTAEATRADLIVLATHGRTGIKRLIIGNVAEKVVRHAPCPVLILKPRAARRRQGLGKN